In Mycobacterium stomatepiae, the following are encoded in one genomic region:
- a CDS encoding fused (3R)-hydroxyacyl-ACP dehydratase subunits HadA/HadB: protein MTAAADSSTLESRVGHYYRVDDTYQVGREKLREFARAVQDYHPAHWKLAAAAELGYSDLVAPLTFTSAPAMAANRHLFESVVIGYEMYLQTEEVFEQHRPIVAGDELHIDVELSSVRRIAGRDLITVTNTFTDTAGERVHTLHTTVVGVTAEDVDPAIRATAQQVMMHDVNLAGIEYSDVGYEKTVRPADEVRIANYTTRTLGTPSFDEVNVGDELPVHHARLSRGDLVNYAGVACDANPLHWDENLAKMAGQPDVIAHGMLTMGLGAGFASTWSGDPGAVTRYAIRLSQPVIVSAAEGADIEYSGRIKSLEPATRTGVVIVGAKSGGRKIFGLATVNVRFS, encoded by the coding sequence ATGACCGCAGCAGCAGACTCGTCGACGCTCGAATCGCGGGTCGGCCACTACTACCGTGTCGACGACACGTACCAGGTCGGCCGCGAGAAGCTGCGCGAGTTCGCCCGTGCCGTGCAGGACTATCACCCCGCGCACTGGAAACTCGCCGCCGCCGCGGAGCTTGGCTATTCGGACCTGGTGGCGCCGCTGACGTTCACGTCGGCCCCGGCCATGGCGGCCAATCGGCACCTGTTCGAATCGGTGGTCATCGGTTATGAGATGTACCTGCAGACCGAAGAGGTCTTCGAGCAGCACCGACCGATCGTGGCCGGCGACGAGCTGCACATCGACGTGGAACTTTCCTCGGTGCGCAGGATCGCGGGTCGAGACTTGATCACCGTCACCAACACCTTCACCGACACTGCCGGCGAACGGGTACATACCCTGCACACCACGGTGGTCGGCGTCACGGCCGAGGACGTCGATCCGGCGATCAGGGCGACCGCCCAGCAGGTCATGATGCACGACGTGAACCTCGCCGGAATCGAGTACTCCGATGTGGGCTATGAAAAGACGGTGCGCCCCGCGGACGAGGTGAGGATCGCCAACTACACCACCCGCACCCTGGGGACGCCGTCCTTCGACGAGGTGAACGTTGGCGATGAGTTACCGGTGCACCACGCCCGACTGTCCCGCGGCGATCTGGTCAACTACGCCGGGGTGGCCTGCGATGCCAACCCGCTGCACTGGGACGAGAACCTCGCCAAAATGGCGGGACAGCCCGACGTGATCGCCCACGGAATGCTCACCATGGGTTTGGGTGCCGGGTTCGCCTCCACCTGGTCCGGCGATCCCGGTGCGGTCACTCGCTACGCGATCCGGCTGTCCCAGCCCGTGATCGTGTCGGCCGCCGAAGGCGCGGACATCGAGTACAGCGGCCGAATCAAGTCGCTAGAACCGGCGACCCGCACCGGTGTCGTCATCGTCGGCGCGAAGTCAGGTGGCCGCAAGATCTTCGGCCTGGCGACGGTGAACGTCCGCTTTAGCTAA
- a CDS encoding integrase core domain-containing protein has translation MHTEILCWIDDHSRYALSVTAHRRITGPIVVNEFTKAVAQHGIPYSTLTDNGMVFTTRFAGGKCGRNHYEAELHRLGVRQINSTPNHPTTCGKVERFHQTLKRWLTGQPRPTTLAQLQTHLDAFVDEYNHRRPHRSLPHRATPATVYTSRPKADPATRIDTHNRVRTDRVDQAGSVTMRVNGRRYHIGVGRIHYRTRVLVLAHDLNIKIINAATGELLRDFTLDPTRDYQPTGAPKGPTRKKPQT, from the coding sequence ATCCACACCGAAATCCTGTGCTGGATCGACGATCACTCCCGCTACGCACTCTCAGTCACCGCCCACCGCCGCATCACCGGACCCATCGTCGTCAACGAATTCACCAAAGCCGTTGCTCAACACGGCATCCCATACTCAACCTTGACCGACAACGGCATGGTCTTCACCACCCGATTCGCCGGCGGCAAATGCGGACGCAACCACTACGAAGCCGAACTCCACCGCCTCGGCGTACGCCAAATCAACTCTACCCCCAACCACCCCACCACCTGCGGCAAAGTCGAAAGATTCCACCAAACCCTCAAACGCTGGCTCACCGGCCAACCCCGCCCCACCACCCTGGCCCAACTGCAAACCCACCTCGACGCTTTCGTCGACGAATACAACCACCGCCGCCCCCACCGATCGCTGCCGCATCGCGCCACCCCAGCCACCGTCTATACCAGCAGACCCAAGGCCGACCCAGCAACCCGCATCGACACCCACAACCGAGTACGCACAGACCGCGTCGACCAAGCCGGATCAGTCACCATGCGCGTCAACGGACGCCGGTACCACATCGGCGTCGGCCGCATCCACTACCGAACCCGCGTCTTAGTCCTAGCCCACGACCTCAACATCAAAATCATCAACGCCGCCACCGGAGAACTACTGCGCGACTTCACCCTCGACCCCACCAGGGACTACCAACCCACCGGCGCCCCCAAAGGCCCCACACGGAAAAAACCCCAAACCTAA